The Hordeum vulgare subsp. vulgare chromosome 7H, MorexV3_pseudomolecules_assembly, whole genome shotgun sequence DNA window GCTTCCTCTGAAAGAAATAGATAAACATGTCAAATTTCACAAGCAATGGAAGTCAAAAGATGGTAACCGATAAAAGGTAACAGCCTATTAGCAAATAAAGCAAAATATCAGCTGGTGCTGTCATTATTTATGTATTCAGCTTAATGGAAGGGGTAGTGTTCATGAACTTTTCAGGGCATGCAACACACTGAACTTAACCTATATGATAGGCTGATAGCCCCTAACAACCAGAGTGACTAGACTGTTAAATTCATGTTCATATATTATCTTGAAAGGTGAGTGCGCAATCAGAAATACAAGGAAACAGGACATTACTGAAAATTGCCAAAACTACTCaacaagacaaagtaatatgggaaCATGGAATACGAAATTTTCCTAGGTATGGTAAAGGAATCTAATAACTGCAACACTGTACTTAAAAAAACATATGGAGTATTTTATCCACTTACAAAGCCAGAAACTTCCCATCCAAGCTAACTGAAAGTGTGGAGACAGGTTTTCCCAGTAGTCTTTTGTAACCAATCCTAGACCAATCACTTATGTTCCAAACAACAGTCACAACTTTGCTACCTGTCCAATGATGAAAACATATTCAGTTTAACTGAGCAGATGCATACATTTATTTTCTTTACTTGGATAGAAAGCATACCTTTTGCAACTGTGCAAAACAGGAACGGTTTCATGCCATCCCTAGAAAAGCGGCAACACTCAATCTTCTCGTCCTGCATAGAAAAGCAAAAGGACCAGAGAATAAGTTTCTGACATAGaaacaaggaaaaaaataaatataCAAATGTATAATATGTACCGAAGATCGAGTCAAATTGATCAATGGTGCCCCCTCATCTATCTTCCAAATTCTTGCAGTACCATCAGTGGATGTTGAAACTAAGAACTCTGAGTCTAAGCTACAAGAGAGAAGGCAACAGCCTCTAATATCAGTCCATGCCGTTTACTGAATAAAGTGTACAAAAAATAACCAAGGACCATAACACTTGACTTGTAGGTTTGGGATTAGCATTACATTATCATAGTTTTCAGTTCAGACAATGCCTATGTACTTGTATGTGCTTCCATCAAGTCTGTAGCTCATTATGTTAAGGAAAAATACTCTTTGACTTGGCCTAACCTGATATCCATGTCTCTGAAGGATTTATGAGCGTTGGGTTCATCTAAGAGCACCTTCATGCTTGGCCAATGAAATATTCTCAGATGCCCATCCTATAGTAGTACACAAAAGTTGTCTCAGAAAATTTAGCTACAATAGTAGTGCTATCAAAGAAAATGCATTAACAAAGTAAACCACAAAAGATGAACAAGCTCCAAGAAATAGCATAAAGGAATGGAATCACAGTAATTATGATGGTGAAAGCTTGCACAGATAACAAATGTCATAGTTTAAAAAAATATAAGAAAAATGTAACCAAGTAACAGAAAGGAGGTAGTATCATAGTAAAATCTAATACCTCACCACCGATAGCAAATTTAGCACCATCTGTGCTAAAGGCAAGACATTTCTGCGGTCCAACAGATTCGATCGCTGGAGCTTTACTTGCAATAAAGCGAACGGTGAACTCTTCAAAAATCAGTTTAAATATCCTGCGATTTTAACATTCTTTAGTTACCAAGTCCTAGATTTCATGAAAGTAAGCAGAAAAGGAAAAACAGAAGGCAATGGTGTAAATCAGATTTAACAAAGAAAGAATATGTGTGTTGCTCTCACGATAACTTTGCAACACACAATAATTTTATCAGCGCAATTAAGCTTACTTTGAGTTAATGAGAAAATATAACAAAAGGAACTACAGTGCTAAAAATATCAGGAACTGGATGCAAAATAAACCTGTACATCACCTGCAACTCACACAGGTACTGTCTCATGCATTTATGATTCTCATTACTTCTATCAATCCATAGATGACATGAGCTATTGAGAAATTGAAAGTGCAAGCAGTATCTTCTCTCAACAAGCCGTGAAGCATGTGTTTGTTACTGTAATCCCACTAACAGGAGGAGGAAGTTCTTGTTGGACACTACATTGCCTTGCACTGCACATTTGGACGGTTTCCTAGATCTTCAGAACTTATAAGCATGCAGTGAACTAACAAAGCCAACAGCACCGAAACTCCCTCACATAATTTATAGTGGTTCTATTTAAGCTTTTCAGGTGTTTGGGAACATTGTAGCACTGAAATTTTTAAGCATAAAAGACAATTCATTTTAGTTTCCAGAGTATGTGCAAGGAGAACCTGAATGAACACTGCCGATGATAATAATCAATTTAACACTCTAATACTCCCTCCACCAAGATAAGCAAAGCCGTGTCTGACATGTTAGCCTCCAATCCAATGCAACACAATGACTacagattttttccataatatacTACGTAGCCATTAACATCTTAACCAACACCAACCAAATCTTCCCCGTCACGATAAATCCCCCTCGGCCGACGGACAGAGTAGCAGGAGCATAGAGAAGCAGGGCACGGACAGAGTAGCAGGAGCATAGAGAAGCAGGGCACGGACAGAGTAGGCAGAGAGAAGCAGAGCCGCGCACGCACctgcaccccctggccgtggcgcacacgagctcgtcgccggcggggTGCACCGCAACGGCGAGCGGCGCGTCGTCCGGGTCCTCCCCGAGCACGATCCTCGCCTGCAGCCCAACGCCCAAAGAGAAAGAGTCAACCCCACGGTCGAATCTGAAGCCCGGCCAAAACCGAGGCAGCGGCGACGCACCAGGGGCTCCTCGGAGAGCGAGCAGGTCCCGGAGTCGAAGCCGAGGGCCTCCAGGGCCGGCGGGGAGGGCCGGCCGTGCACCGCGAAGACGCGCGTGGCCTTGTCCTCCCGGCGCCGGATCCACGCCGCGCACGCCAccttcccgccgccgccgcctgccatGGGGACGGGGATGGGTCGCTCGCCGCCGGTGCTCGTGCCCGCTGGGAGGTGGGAGCTATGGTGGTATGGGGTCCGTACGAGATGGCTTTCTTTCAAATCGGGAGATTTTTGTGGGGGTTTAAAAGGGaggaggggggtggtggtggggaTGGACgacggaggaggggaggggaggcgccGCCGATCAAGAGGAAATCATGTTTTTTATGCGGGGGTTGCAGGGTTATCCCTGGTCCCAAAAGGGATATGCTTTCGGTTATCCGTTGACGTGCTGTGGTCAACGCGGCCTGGGGCCATC harbors:
- the LOC123410751 gene encoding SEC12-like protein 1 — protein: MAGGGGGKVACAAWIRRREDKATRVFAVHGRPSPPALEALGFDSGTCSLSEEPLARIVLGEDPDDAPLAVAVHPAGDELVCATARGCRIFKLIFEEFTVRFIASKAPAIESVGPQKCLAFSTDGAKFAIGGEDGHLRIFHWPSMKVLLDEPNAHKSFRDMDISLDSEFLVSTSTDGTARIWKIDEGAPLINLTRSSDEKIECCRFSRDGMKPFLFCTVAKGSKVVTVVWNISDWSRIGYKRLLGKPVSTLSVSLDGKFLALGSHDGDFCVVDVKEMEISHWSKKVHLGSPIYGIEFCPTERVVISTSPQWGAELTKLNVPADWKEWQIWFILLALFLASAVLFYIFHQNSGSFWTGMPRQDVIDLPSHAEF